One stretch of Amycolatopsis tolypomycina DNA includes these proteins:
- a CDS encoding 3-methyladenine DNA glycosylase — MTDVEVLAEPDWLAREAAHVARMRRWTGPHQERRSRGEKHPVLDFLFTYYSYRPSHLERWQPGPGVALAGPAAHRFLDRKGYVATPDGVVLDPAGFGAGFGAGKVRTAEFVLGLLSATASRAPRLSCFGLHEWAMVYREPADSVRHNQVPLRLGSAGTDAVVESLDIRCGHFDAFRFFTAPARPLNELTPSRETQVALEQPGCLHANMDLFKWAYKLDPFVPAELVADCFELAVEIRTLDMRASPYDLAALGYPPVRIEMAAGRAEYARAQGEFARRAAPLRHRLIAHCHRLVSAAP, encoded by the coding sequence ATGACCGACGTCGAGGTGCTCGCCGAGCCGGACTGGCTGGCCCGGGAGGCGGCGCACGTCGCGCGGATGCGCCGGTGGACGGGCCCGCACCAGGAGCGGCGGTCCCGCGGCGAGAAGCACCCGGTGCTCGACTTCCTGTTCACGTACTACTCGTACCGGCCCTCGCACCTCGAGCGGTGGCAGCCCGGGCCCGGCGTCGCGCTCGCCGGGCCCGCGGCGCACCGGTTCCTCGACCGCAAGGGGTACGTGGCCACGCCCGACGGCGTCGTGCTCGACCCGGCGGGCTTCGGGGCGGGCTTCGGGGCGGGCAAGGTGCGGACGGCCGAGTTCGTCCTCGGCCTGCTTTCGGCGACGGCGTCGCGCGCGCCCCGGCTGAGCTGCTTCGGGCTGCACGAGTGGGCGATGGTGTACCGCGAGCCGGCGGATTCGGTGCGGCACAACCAGGTCCCGCTGCGGCTGGGATCGGCGGGCACCGACGCGGTCGTGGAGTCCCTCGACATCCGCTGCGGCCACTTCGACGCGTTCCGCTTCTTCACCGCCCCCGCTCGGCCGTTGAACGAGCTGACGCCGTCGAGGGAGACGCAGGTCGCACTGGAGCAGCCGGGGTGCCTGCACGCGAACATGGACCTGTTCAAATGGGCGTACAAGCTCGATCCGTTCGTGCCCGCGGAGCTCGTGGCGGACTGTTTCGAGCTGGCGGTCGAGATCCGGACGCTCGACATGCGGGCGAGCCCGTACGACCTGGCGGCGCTCGGCTACCCGCCGGTCCGGATCGAGATGGCGGCCGGGCGGGCCGAGTACGCCCGCGCCCAAGGGGAGTTCGCCCGCCGGGCGGCGCCGCTGCGTCATCGCCTGATTGCGCATTGCCATCGCCTGGTCAGCGCAGCACCCTGA